Genomic segment of Streptomyces sp. NA02950:
GGTAGTGCCCCCGGCCGGGCGCCCGCCACCCGCCGCCGATCCAGTGTCCGTACGTGCTCTGCCGGTCCGTGGTCATCCGCGTGATTCCTTGGGGAGGTGAAGTACCCGCTCGGCGATGATGTTGCGCTGGATCTCGTCCGAGCCGCCGTAGATGGTGTCGGCACGGGAGAAGAGGAAGAGACGCTGGGAAGCGTCGAGTTCATAGGGGTGTTCCGCGGTCCAGCCCGCCGGGCCCAGTGCGGCCGCCGCGCCCCTGACCTCTACGGCCAGCTCGCCGAGGCGCTGATGCCAGCCGCCCCACAGCAGCTTGGCGACGCTGGGCGCGCCCGGGTCCGGTGTGGCGCCAAGGGTGCGCAGAGCGTTCCAGCGCATCACCTTCAGCTCGGCCCACTGCTGTACCAGCCGGTCGCGCAGCACCGGTTCGCGGGCGGCTCCGGTCTCCAAGGCCTGTGCCACGACCCGGCCGAGCTCCTGGGCGAAGCCGATCTGCTGGGCGAGGGTGGAGACCCCGCGCTCCACCGCGAGCAGGCCCATGGCCACCTGCCAGCCCTGGCCCGCGCCGCCGACGAGGTGTTCGGCGCGGGCCACGGCCCCGTCGAAGAACACCTCGTTGAACTCCGCGGTCCCGGTCATCTGCCGGATCGGCCGCACCTCGATCCGGCCCGGCTGGTCCATCGGCACCAGCAGAAAGGAGAGTCCATGGTGGCGTTGTGACTCCCGCTCGGTGCGCGCCAGCACAAAGCACCAGTCCGCTTCACGGGCGAGGGAGGTCCAGAT
This window contains:
- a CDS encoding acyl-CoA dehydrogenase family protein translates to MDFAFGAEDERFRDEARAWLEEHAAGPVAALRGQPPGDGRAAAHRAWERTLGGGGWIGLGWARTHGTWGNRTVTLPQQVVWAEEYARAGAPARLGHIGENLLAPTLLAYGDDAQRTRFLPAIAHGEELWCQGYSEPDAGSDLAGVRTRAVRDPGEGTYRITGQKIWTSLAREADWCFVLARTERESQRHHGLSFLLVPMDQPGRIEVRPIRQMTGTAEFNEVFFDGAVARAEHLVGGAGQGWQVAMGLLAVERGVSTLAQQIGFAQELGRVVAQALETGAAREPVLRDRLVQQWAELKVMRWNALRTLGATPDPGAPSVAKLLWGGWHQRLGELAVEVRGAAAALGPAGWTAEHPYELDASQRLFLFSRADTIYGGSDEIQRNIIAERVLHLPKESRG